In a single window of the Candidatus Deferrimicrobiaceae bacterium genome:
- a CDS encoding CheR family methyltransferase, which produces MAFTYFFRDYHTLNHAVSSVVPYASGRPRIRVWDAGCAHGPEPYTLAIAFAESMGRFAFRNLRIDATDLDGSNLFGDIIREGVYPLEELQRIPSDLFGKYFAAGPSEGTFRISDEIRGRLSYRRHDLLSLSPPGEEYSLVLCKNVLLHLQPAERIEVIRMFHRALAPGGFFATEQTPKIPEGLDGLFEQVTPDAQLFRKRLS; this is translated from the coding sequence TTGGCATTCACGTACTTCTTCCGCGATTACCACACGCTGAACCACGCCGTATCCTCGGTCGTCCCGTACGCTTCGGGGCGACCGAGGATACGGGTCTGGGATGCCGGCTGCGCCCACGGGCCGGAGCCGTACACGCTCGCGATCGCCTTCGCCGAATCGATGGGGCGCTTCGCTTTCCGGAACCTCCGGATCGACGCGACCGACCTCGACGGCAGCAACCTGTTCGGGGACATCATCCGGGAAGGCGTCTACCCGCTGGAGGAGCTGCAGCGGATCCCGTCCGACCTGTTCGGGAAATACTTCGCCGCGGGGCCATCCGAGGGGACGTTCCGGATCTCGGACGAGATCAGGGGACGGCTGTCGTACCGGCGGCACGACCTGCTGTCGCTTTCCCCGCCGGGCGAGGAGTACAGCCTCGTCCTCTGCAAGAACGTGCTGCTGCACCTGCAGCCCGCCGAACGGATCGAGGTGATCCGGATGTTCCATCGGGCGCTGGCGCCCGGCGGCTTCTTCGCGACGGAACAGACCCCAAAAATACCGGAAGGGCTCGACGGCTTGTTCGAACAGGTCACGCCCGACGCGCAGCTCTTCCGGAAACGGCTGTCATGA
- a CDS encoding MBL fold metallo-hydrolase: MKVHPLRSNPAIYSCNAYLVTGDWKRIEDVNTLVDIGTDAYVLEEIGAIPTGIGKTPVEQVVLTHHHFDHAGGLGEIRERYNPVVRSWSDRLSGESAPLGDGEMIRLGDRECEVLHVPGHSQDSICIYCEAERFLFSGDTPVRVLSPGGSYTDRYLQAIERLAKLPIDVIYPGHDAPITGNVSEIIRTTLRNATAGN; the protein is encoded by the coding sequence ATGAAAGTCCACCCGCTTCGGTCCAACCCCGCGATTTACAGCTGCAACGCCTATCTCGTGACCGGCGACTGGAAACGGATCGAGGATGTGAATACGCTCGTCGACATCGGGACCGACGCCTATGTGCTCGAAGAAATCGGCGCGATACCGACGGGAATCGGAAAAACGCCGGTCGAACAGGTGGTGCTGACCCACCATCATTTCGACCACGCGGGGGGGCTTGGCGAGATCCGGGAGCGGTACAACCCGGTCGTCCGGTCCTGGTCCGATCGCCTTTCCGGCGAATCCGCGCCGCTCGGGGACGGGGAGATGATAAGGCTGGGCGACCGGGAATGCGAGGTCCTCCACGTGCCCGGCCACTCGCAGGATTCCATCTGCATCTATTGCGAAGCGGAGCGCTTCCTGTTCTCGGGCGATACCCCGGTCCGGGTCTTGTCTCCAGGCGGGAGTTACACCGACCGATACCTCCAGGCGATCGAACGTCTGGCCAAGCTCCCGATCGACGTCATCTACCCGGGGCACGATGCGCCCATCACTGGAAACGTATCGGAAATCATCCGGACCACGCTTCGGAACGCGACGGCCGGTAACTGA